ATCCATTCACCAATGAGATACGCCTGGGATCAAATGAACACATATCTTGAAAATTCATCATATAAGAAATTAGGAATAAATAAATTATTAAGAATAATTCTACAAGATTTGAGAAAATGGGATTATTTAAGCAGTGTAAGAATTGATAAATTAATAGCGAACTCTAATTTTACCGCAAAAAGAATAAAAAAATATTGGGGAAGAAGTTCATCAGTTATTCACCCCCCTGTTGATGTAACAAAATTCTCACCAAAAAATTCAAGGGACGATTTTTACTTAAGTGTATCCAGACTAGTACCAAATAAAAGAATTGACTTATTAGTAAAAGCATTTAATCAACTTGATTTACCATTAATAATTGTAGGGAATGGACCAGAGAAAAGAAAACTTATGAAAATTGCTAATGATAATATAATTTTTTTAAATTACCAAGACGATTTTGCCGTAAAAAAACTAATGGAAAAGTGTAGAGCTTTTGTCTATGCTGGAATAGAGGATTTTGGGATAGCGCCTGTTGAAGCAATGGCAGCTGGAGCCCCAATTATAGCTCTTAAAAGAGCAGGAATTTTAGATACAGTAAAATGTATAAGTTCTAAAAGTAAACTTTCAACTGGAATTTTATTTAATGAACAGAGTGATAAGGCTTTGATAGATTGTATTCAATACTTTAATGAAAAGAAAATTTGGTTAGAGTTTTCTAGTCAGGATATTAATTTATGGGCCCAGAATTTTAGTGTTGATAACTTTAAAATTAAATTTGCAAATTTCATAAATAAATCTTTGGAAGATTTTAAATAAATTTATTTATATATTATTAATTAAAAAATAAAAAATTTATATTTGGACAAAATAGCAATTATTATTAAAAAAGTTTTTTGAGGATTTTGAATTACAAAATTTTAAAGAGATTTTTAGATTTTTTATTCTCCTTTTTATTAATAATTATCTTAATCCCACTATTTTTAATTATTGGGATCCTAATTAAAACAAGCTCAAAAGGTTCTATTATTTATATACAAAAAAGGATGGGGAAGAATAATACAACTTTTTCTTGTTACAAATTCCGAACTATGGCCCCGCAATCAAAATATCTTTTAAAAGAAATATTGATTACAAATCCAAATTTGAAAAATGAATTTGAAAAGACAAGAAAATTGACTAATGATCCAAGAATTACTCCCATTGGCAAATTTCTCAGATTTTTAAGTTTAGACGAATTACCCCAAATAATTAATGTATTAAGGGGAGATATGAGTTTTATTGGACCAAGACCAATAGTAAAAAGTGAAATAAAAAAATATGGTAATGATTTCGAAAAAGCATTCTCTGTAAGCCCAGGTATTTCAGGCCTATGGCAGGTTAGTGGAAGAAATAATCTTTCTTATGATAGAAGGGTTGAATTGGATATCTTTTATTCAAAAAATATCAACTTTATCCTAGACATGAAAATTTTTATTAAAACTTTTAAAGTAATTCTATTTCCCTTTGGAAGAGGAGCTTATTAAAATAAAAAATTTATAAATTTAAAATCTAATGATGTTAATACAAAAGATTTCTCAAAATTTAAGAATAGTTTTTATACTTTTAAGAATTTAATAAATAACAAAAAATCTAAAAAAAAACTCAAGGCCTAATTTATGTTGTTAAGGAGACGGGAGTATAAAGATTTTCCTATATTATCTTCCATATTTGTCTTCAAATCTTTTTATATCATCCTCTCCAAGATAACTCCCGCTCTGAATTTCTATTAAAGTCAATTTAAATTTAGTTGGATTTGATAATCTATGTTTAACTCCTAATGGAATATATGCACTTTCATTTGGACCAATTATTTTTTCATTATCTTCTATAAGTATCTTGGCTGTACCATTTACTACAACCCAATGCTCAGATCTATGAAAATGCATTTGAAGAGATAGAGAGGCTCCAGGGTTGACCTCTATTTTCTTGATTTGCCAAGTTTTACCTTCTTCAATGGATAAAAATGATCCCCAGGGTCTATAAACAATTTTATGATTTATTGCTTCATTAAAGCCCTTTTCATTCATTAAAGAAACTATATTTTTTACATTTTGGGAAGATTCTTTATTTGCAACTAAAATTGCATCTTTAGTTTCAACAATTACTATATTTTCTAAACCGATGCTCACTACCAATTTTTCCTCACTTCTTATCAAAGATTCTTTAGTTTCTTTTGCTAAAACTCTTCCTATTAAATAATTGCCATTTTGATCTTTTTTAGACATTTTCCAGAGAGATTCCCAGCTGCCTACATCATCCCAACCACAGTTAAGAGGAATTACAAACGCTTTGTTCGTTTTTTCAAATACGGAAATATCAATTGAAATATTATCGCAATTTCTAAATGCTTCTTCTTCAAGTCTTAAGAAATCAAAGTCCCTTTTACTTTTTTTCAAACATTTTTCACAATTTTTTATTATTTCTGGTGCAAATCTTTTTATCTCATTAAGAATCGAAGTCGCTTTAAATACGAACATTCCACTATTCCAAGTATATTTTTTATCCTCAATAAAACTCTTAGCATTTTTTTTATTTGGTTTCTCTATAAATTTATCAACCTTACTAGCAAAATATTGATTGGGATCAAGCTGGTTTGCAGATCTTATATATCCATATCCAGTAGAAGGATATGTGGGAGGTACTCCAAAGATTATTAAATTATCATTTAAAGCATTTTCAATACTATTTTTAATTGCTAATTGAAAATTATTAATATCTTTAATTTGGTGATCTGACGATAATATTAAGAGTATAGGTTCAATATTTGTTTCTTTAAATATATCTAAAGCTTTTAAAGCAGCAATTGTAATTGCAGGTGTAGTATTTCTTCCAACCGGTTCCAATAATATTTCTAATGGCTCTATGTTTATTTCTTTCATTTGATGACCAACTATAAACCTATGTTCTTCATTACAAATAACTATTGGTCTGCAAATATGTTCTAAATTATCTATTCTTTTGTAGGTTTTTTGGAGCATAGTATATCTATCATCATTTAATAAATTTAGAAATTGTTTAGGAAAACTTTTTCTAGATAATGGCCAAAGTCTTGAACCAGTTCCACCTGCAAGTATTATTGGAACAATTTTGTAAATAGTTTTAGATGTCATTATTTTTAAAAAATATATACTTGAAAATTTTTATTAAATAGCAAATATTCTTTTTTAAGAAGTAATTCAATTAAATTGATAGCACCTTGGAATGCGACCAAGGCAAACTTATTTCTTCTTCTCATTTAAGATTCATATTTTATTTTAACTTTACATTAAAAACAGAATTAACAAAGTTTTCTTTTAAGAATAGATGTATATTTATAGTTTTTTTCTTAAAAGTGCTTTCTGTGTTTAACTTTGTCTTAAATTATAAGATTATAGGTCTATGTAGTAAATTAAAATATATTCAGAGATTAATAATATTCCATGCAAAATATTTTAGTAACAGGGGCAGCAGGTTTTATAGGTTATCAAATTTGCAAAAAACTTCTCCAAACAAATAATCAGTTAATAGGCTTTGATAATCTCAATAATTATTATGATACTTCTTTGAAATATGCCAGATTGGAGAAATTAAAATACTTTTCAAAAAGAAATTATTCAAATTGGAAATTTATTAAAGGAGATTTAACGAAAGAAGAGCAGTTAAATAAATTATTTGATGAATTTAAAATTGATACTGTAATTCATATGGCTGCCCAAGCAGGTGTAAGATATTCAATCAAAAATCCCGCAGCATATCTTAATTCTAATTTAATTGGGTTCGGGAATGTACTTGAAATGTCCAGAAAATATAATATTAAGCATCTAATTTATGCGAGTAGCAGCTCTGTATATGGAGGAAATATAAAATACCCTTATTCTGAGAAAGATGCAGTAAATCATCCAATTAGTCTTTATGCTGCCACGAAAAAATCAAATGAATTAATGGCTCATAGTTATAGTCATTTATATGGTATACCTTGTACGGGATTAAGATTTTTTACAGTTTATGGTCCATGGGGGAGACCAGATATGGCACCTATGATATTCACAAAATCAATCCTAGAAGGTAAACCCATAAAACTTTTTAACTCAGGAAATATGTATAGGGATTTTACTTTTGTGGAAGACATTTCAGGAATTTTTGAGAAACTAGTTGAAAAACCTGCAACAAAAAACACAAGTTTCAACAGGAATTCACCAGACCCTTCAACAAGTTGGTGTCCTCATAGAATATTTAATATAGGTAATAATAAGCCAATTTTGATTTCTCACTTTATACAAATCCTTGAGAAAGAACTTGGGTTAAAAGCAATTATAAATAATTACTCAATTCAGCCAGGAGATATAGAAAAAACAACCGCAGAAATAGGTTTGATAGGTGATTGGGTGGGATATAAACCAAAAACTTCACTTAATGAAGGCATTAAAAAATTTATTTATTGGTATAAAGAGTATTATGGTATTTGAAAATATAAATAATTATTTGAGAAGAGGCTTAATATTAAATTTTTAAATGATTATTATTAAAAGTAACTCAACAATATTTTAAAAATAATTAGTGAATAATATAAAATAAGTCTTATTATTCATTTTATTATTGGCTATTAGAAATTTAGTTACTGGAGGAGCCGGATTTTTAGGTTCACATCTTATTGATAAACTTTTATCTGCAGGGGAAGAAGTAGTAAGTTTAGATAACTACTTTACAGGTAGCAAATCTAATTTAAAGAAGTGGTTCAATAATAACAAGCTAGAAATTATTAGACATGATATTACCCAACCTATCTTATTAGAGGCGGACAGAATTTGGCATCTTGCATGTCCTGCTTCACCTATTCACTATCAAAATAATCCAATTAAAACAGCGAAAACAAGCTTTCTAGGAACTTATAACATGTTAGGACTTGCTAAAAGATTAAATGCAAGATTTTTATTAGCCTCAACTAGCGAAATTTACGGAAATCCACTAGTACACCCTCAGAAAGAAGCTTATTTTGGAAATGTTAATACAATAGGGCCTAGAAGTTGTTACGACGAGGGGAAAAGAATTGCTGAAACATTATGTTTCGATTACAAGAGAATGCATAATTCTGATATTAGAGTTGTGAGAATATTCAATACTTATGGTCCTAGAATGCTACCCAATGATGGCAGAGTTGTAAGCAATTTCATAGTATCTGCTATCTCAGGAAATCCACTTACGATATATGGAGATGGTAGTCAGACAAGAAGTTTTTGTTATGTTGATGATCTTATCAATGGAATGCTGAAGCTTATGAATAGTAATTATGACTTGCCTGTAAATTTAGGTAATCCAGATGAATTTACAGTTAAGGATCTTGCTAAAATCTTAATTAAAAAAGTTAACCCTGATGTTAAACTAATTTATAAAAATTTACCAGAAGATGACCCTTTAAGAAGAAAACCAGATATTTCAATTGCGAAAGAAGTTCTTAATTGGGAACCTTCAATATCACTCTCTGATGGATTAGATAAAACTATTAAATACTTTAAAGATTACTTAAAAAATGAAAAATAAAGCTGATCTTAAAAAAATAACATGTTTGGGGGCTGGATATGTAGGTGGACCAACTATGGCAGTAATGGCTGATAGATGTAATAGTATTGAAATAACAATTGTAGATTTAAATCAATCTAAAGTAGACCTTTGGAATAGTGAAGACTTATCTAATCTCCCTGTATTTGAACCAGGGCTAGCATCAATAATTAAAAAAGTAAGAGGAAAAAATCTTTTTTTCTCAAGTGATATTCAGAAGGCCATTTCTGAAGCAGATATTATTTTTATTTCAGTTAATACTCCAACAAAAACCTCCGGTTATGGAGCTGGATTTGCAAGTGATTTGAAATGGGTGGAATCGAGTGCTAGAACTATTGCTAATTTTGCTACCGGACATACCATAGTTGTAGAAAAAAGTACTGTTCCAGTAAAAACAGCTGAGGTAATAAAGACAATTCTTAATTACAATCAAAATTATGATGCTAAAAAAAGTTTTTCAATTCTATCTAATCCTGAATTCTTAGCAGAGGGCACGGCCATAAATGATTTAGAAAATCCTGATAGAGTTTTAATAGGAGGCAATGATTCTGATGCGATAGAATCTTTATCATTAATATATGAACATTGGGTAAGCAAGGAAAAAATTATTAAAACAAACCTCTGGAGTAGCGAATTATCTAAACTTGCAGCGAACGCATTTCTAGCCCAAAGGATTAGTTCAATAAATGCAATAGGAGCTATTTGTGAATCTACTGGAGCGAATGTCAGAGAAGTAAAATTAGCTATTGGGTCTGATAAAAGGATTGGGGAAAGGTTTCTGAATGCAGGTCCAGGATTTGGTGGAAGTTGTTTCCAAAAAGATCTTTTAAATATGGTTTATTTGAGTAAATATTATGGTCTTAATGAGGTAGCTAATTATTGGGAGCAAGTTCTAATTTTAAATAATTGGCAAAAAAGTAGAATATCCAAACTTGTTGTAGACAAATTGTTTGGTACTTTAAATGGAAAAAAAATTGCTATTCTTGGCTTCGCATTTAAAGCAAATACAAATGATACAAGAGAGTCTTCGGCAATTAAGATAACGAAAGAATTACTTACAGAAGGTGCAGAAATCGTAATACACGATCCTAAAGTAACTAAAGATCAGATTAAAAAAGATTTAGAAAAAAACGAAGGAAAAGATCCTAAACAAAAAGAAAGTAATAGCTTTTGGTGGTTTTCTAAAGACTACGAAGAGATCTTTAAAAATTCAGATGCGATTATTATTCTTACCGAATGGGAAGAGTACAAAACTCTTAATTGGAAATTTTACACAAATCTCATGAGAAAGCCTTCTTGGATATTTGATTCTAGATCTATCGTTAACCCTAAAGAGATGAAAAATCTAGGAATAAAATTATGGAGAATTGGTGATGGCACTTTAGATTAACTATTAGCAATTTGAACTAAAGTATTCTTCATAATAAATATTTTTTAAAAATCAAATTTCTAATATACTTGTTTAATTCCTTCACAATATTTTGAAAACCTTGATAAATTAAGATTATTAGAATTTGTGAGTTTTTCTATAAGTTTTTGATCTGGATTAGTACCACTTTCAAATTTAACTTCCATTATTGATTCATCTGACTCAACAGGATAATTAAAAAAATAACCATCTTTATTTTTCAAAATACTTGAAAACTTTATTTTTTTGTCAAAAGTTATTCTCGTCTGTTTATCTTCAGAAAGGTAATATCTTCTCAAGTAATTAATACCAAGAGTTGGTTGAAAACCATTTTCTATAAAAGATGGAATAATAAATGATAAATTAAGATCTGTGAAAGCAGAAGTATTTAATATTTCTCCAGAGCTAATATTTATAGCATTTTCTAATTTAGAAAAATCTTTCCAACCAATTTCTGAATTTTTATTTTTATATTCAATAATTGCTTTATCAACATCATTGTTATAGTATCTAATTCTTATTTTTCTCCTTTTACATATTCCTTCCTCAGACTGGCGGAAGTGCAGAAAGCTTGGAGTATCATAATATATGCTTGTAATGAATCTATCTTTAAATATCTTTCTAAATCTATTTTCAATAAGAATAAATTCTTTTTCAACTAAAAAAGCTGGGGCAATCCTATATTTTTTTTCAAACCGCTTCATCTAATTGTCTTTGCCCCATATTTATTTCCATAAAGTTCTTTAAAAACTTTATTAGAACTCATTTCACCAATGATTCTTTTCCCATAAATATAAACAAAGGAATCATCAGAAATAAGGCTATTTTTTGTATTAATCGTATTATTAGTTTTATCAATATAAATAGTTGGTGATCCAAGCTCAGGTTTTTTAATATATGAAGCCAATGGGAGTTTAACATTTGAATAATTAAAAGATTTTATTTTAAGTACAGAAGAATCTTTACTAACTACTCCGATCTCACTATTAATTGCATTTATATTATTAATATTTAAATTCGAATCTTCACCAACGCTTAGAACTTTATCTTCAATATTTTTGCCCACAATATTTTCAATATTCGAAACAGAATAAGATAAATCTAAACAATCATTACCAACTTTATTACAATTTATATTTTTAATATCTAATGAGGAAAAATCAGAATCAATTGCATCTGATTTAATATTTTCAGTATATAAATTATTACCTTCTACTGATGAATTTATAAAATTTACACCGTCTTCACTTAAAGAGTTCTTTATTTCAAGATTATCAAATTTAATTTTGGAATTTACAAAATTAATTCCTCCATATAAGATCCTTAGTTCTTGAATTGGGCTTAATAAATTATTTACTTCTAAATTATTTATAAATACATTTGAATTTTCAATTATTAAGGAACCACTTTTAGAATCACAACCTTTTATTATCACTCCTTCATTTGGATTCCCATGAAATTTAATGTAAGAGTCTTTAATAATTAGTTTTGATCCTTTATTAAGACATATATTTGATCCTTCATCAAAGATAATATTCTTTCCAAATAATTCTATATTTTCATTAATGTTATGAAGACCTTTATTAAAGTTAAAATTTTGTTTTAAACTAGTTTTTATTATCGGTTCAAATTTAATTTTCTGATTCATTTCGAGAGATGATGTTAATTCTCCAGAAAAAATAAAACTATTCTTAAATTCATTTAATGAAAATCTTGTATTATCTATATTACAATTTCCAAAAGAAGATAGATCTATAAACTTCTTTGTCCCTTTCTCTAAAATTATAGGTTCAGAGGTTAATCCATTACAATTTAACTTAATTATTTGAGGTAATCTTGATTTTTCATTGACCAAACTCACCAGAAATCTATTTTTATGGGTAGCTATAGAGGGCTTTTGATCACGAGCAATTCTTATTTCTTTTCTTATATTCTTAAGTCTTTTACTAATAGAACCCCATTGCCCAATATGAGGGAATATTCCTTCATTATAAATTCTATCTGATCTTGAAAACTCTCTATAAATAAGTGCTCTTTCAAACCAAAAATTATCCCAAGAAGGCTTAATAACTTCTTTTGTATAAGAATTAGAAGAAAATCTTTCTAAATTTTCAAAATAAATTCTATAAAAATTTGGTTCAATCTTTTTATAATCTCCAAAAAACTTTCTATAAAAATTTGTTTCTGGACATTCCCAAGGGCAGTTTTCATGAAGAGTAATATCAATTAATCTATCTTCTTTAAGATTTAAAGCCCCAGTAAAGTGACCATCAAAGAATATTGGCTCAATTAAACCACTTGAAGGATTTAGAAAATATTTTACACTTTTAGGAATTGTTGCATGATAAAGATTTAAAGCATCCATCAACGCAAAATATTTGCCCCACTTATCCAAATCAAAATATTTTTTTATTATTAAAGGATCATTCTGACTTGCTTTTAATACGGATAAAGTTTCCTTAGCAATTTTTTTCGACGTATTTTCACTCCATTGTTTTGCATCAGAAAGATCAAATATAGCATCCTCGAAAATAACACTATGAGGTTCAAATATTCCAAAAATAGGCCCATATCTTCTTTTCGAAGCTTCAATTAATTCTCTTCCAAAACCCTCTTCAACATGTCTAATTCCAAAATATTCTCCGTTAACGAATAATTTCACAAATTCATGTCTTGGAGAAATAAGATCTTCATTTTTGACTATATTGGAAGCAAACAATTCATAAGTATAATTTCTCAAAATGGGCATTTGTAGGGAAAATTCTTCCATACCCTCATATCTATCTTTTCCTCTAATATCAACTTTAAGACTCATTTTTTTTAAATTCAATCTGTGCAGATTCCTATCACCTTTAGCCCTTAACTTAACTTTATAAGAATTTTTATTATGAATCATTTTACCTCTTGCCCAATTATCCTCAGAACAATTATCTAGTTTTTTGCGCATACACTCTAACTTAGAAATTTCTTCAAAATTAATATCTAAGTCAATTCTTTTTAAATTTTTTTTTACAAAAAATGACCTGAAAGTATCAAAAAAGTAACTTGTAAAATCACTTAAATATAAGTCTTCATATCGCTTATCGAATTTTGAATATATTTCACTAATCTTTAGTTTTACATAGCCTCTATTATCTATTACTAATCCAATAAATATTGTTCCTTGTAATACAACCAAAATAAAAGATGCATTTTTTAATAATGGTAAAAAAGATAATAGTTTTTTTTTAACGATTTTAAATCTATTTTTATTATTTGATTTGCGCCTTGAAGATTTCATTTATAATTATTTTAACTCTCAGGCCTATTATAAAAAGTAATTGATGCATCTTTAAATTCTTCCCTTATTTTGAATAAAATTTCATTTAGGTTTTTATGATCATCAATATGTATTGAAATATTTAATACTAAATTATCTTGTGAATAAGAACTTAGATTTTTTATAGAATAGACTTCTGTATATTTATCAAGCAAACTGCACAATTTAGGTAGATCTTTCGTTGAAGATAAAGTTAGCGATATGCTATCTAAGAAATTAGAGGATGAGCTTGAATTTTTACTTTTATTATTTATTTTAAAAGCATAAATTGCTACTACTGAACCAGTAATTGCAATTAAAACTGCAAATAAATATTGTGAAGCTCCTATCGCTATACCAATGCAGATAGATAATAGAACGAATGCAAGGTTATATGGTTCTTTTATAGCAGTTCTAAACCTAACTACAGATAATGCACCTACCAATCCAAGAGATAAAGCTAATGAAGATTTAACTACAGCTATTAAAGAGGCTACAGAAATAGTTACCATTAATAAAGTATTTCCAAAAGCAGATGTTGAAGAGTATGAATTTGAATATTTTTTAAAAATAAATCTAATATAAAAACCAGCCAGAACTGAAAGGCCTAATATTAACAAAGAGTCTGAAAACCCCACTACAATAGATTCAGTAATAGCTTTGTTTCTTATCAAAGTTTCACTAAATTCTGTATTCATTCAAAAACTTAAAACTAATAGATATCCTAATTGATTAGTTGTTAGTAAAACACTTATTAATTTAAAATTTTAATAATCCCAGATTTCAATTTAATTAAATACATAAAAAAAATATTAAAAAATTTCATTTCTTTTTAAAACATGCTTAATATTTTTATTAAAAGCTCTTTTATTAATTTTCAAACCTTTTGATATGTCAACGATACCTGTACCAAGATAATGACCAAAAGATGAAATATCTATTTTAGGAGACTCAATATATCTCCACAATTTGACCATATTTAAAAATTTTATATCATCAAGAATTAAATATCTCTTTTTATTTTCTAAATTAGAATTACTTATATTTTTACATAGTTCGTATTCAAACTTACCATCCTTAGGGCCATCAGCATAAATTATTTCTGAATCATTAAAAAGATTTAGATATTTATCAAATATAAATTTAGATGAAAGATCAACAAGATCTTGTGAAAATTTTCTATTCTCAAAATCTTCAATTGAAAGATGAGTGTCCTTAAATTTATTCCATTTAATCAAATCAAATGTTTTGATTTCCGTTAATTGATCTGAATAGTCCAGCATTACTCTTGAAGACATACCGGTAAAGGTTCCAATATCTAAAAGAGATTTTGGTTTAATAGTATTTACGATCCCAGATAGTATTCTATATGGCTCTCCAGGAAAAATATTAAAATAAAAACTATTTTTAATTCCTTTTTCTTCTATTTCATTTTTAAAAGCAAAATCTAAAGCTTTAGATATGAGAGGAATCAAACTTTTACCCTCTAAAGCAGCACGATCATCATCAATTGAAAAATTTAAAGTATGAATAAAAGAATCTTTATCAAAACTTCTAATATCTCTATAGTAAGAATAATATCTTTTTAAATTTTTAAAAATATCCATGATTATTTTATTTAGTCAATATTACTATAATTTAAAATAAATTTTAAAAATATTTAATTTTTTAAATGTTAATCTATTTGTTTGAAAGTCTTTTTCTTAAAATCATTCACTAAAGTATTAGTCTTATCATTCTTTAAAGAACATATCAAGGCAAAACAAATCGGGAAAGTTGGGATGATTTTGCGATCACTATTATAATTACCTAATCCAAATAACATAAGAACCATTATTAAGCAAAATAATAAGTTCTTGGTTAGAGGAGAATAAGGAAATTTTGAAATTTTAAAATCTTTAATGTTAAACAGATTGAAAAAAATAAATGAAATCAAAATCACAAAGATTAATCTTATAAATGCAAATAAATTGCTGCCATCAAATAAACCTAAAATTCTTGATGGATATAATATTCCAAAAATTGCAACAAAAACTCTTCCAAAAATTTGTATTACAAAAGTAAATGGTTGATCAAAATATTTTTCAAGTAATAAAGTTATAACTTGTGAATCTTGGTTAAGTAATCTATCAGAACCCGTATAAAATTCAGGTCTTATAAAATAAAATATTATTGTACTTAA
Above is a window of Prochlorococcus marinus XMU1406 DNA encoding:
- a CDS encoding glycosyltransferase; translation: MISNLNGNIALIHDWFSGEFKGGAEKVFKEIEELIIKNNSYYEIFCLVNHLNKNNKFNNGKIINTSFIQNLPFSRKHFHKYLPFFPLAIEQFDLREYDLIISSSHAVAKGVITSPDQLHISYIHSPMRYAWDQMNTYLENSSYKKLGINKLLRIILQDLRKWDYLSSVRIDKLIANSNFTAKRIKKYWGRSSSVIHPPVDVTKFSPKNSRDDFYLSVSRLVPNKRIDLLVKAFNQLDLPLIIVGNGPEKRKLMKIANDNIIFLNYQDDFAVKKLMEKCRAFVYAGIEDFGIAPVEAMAAGAPIIALKRAGILDTVKCISSKSKLSTGILFNEQSDKALIDCIQYFNEKKIWLEFSSQDINLWAQNFSVDNFKIKFANFINKSLEDFK
- a CDS encoding sugar transferase; the protein is MNYKILKRFLDFLFSFLLIIILIPLFLIIGILIKTSSKGSIIYIQKRMGKNNTTFSCYKFRTMAPQSKYLLKEILITNPNLKNEFEKTRKLTNDPRITPIGKFLRFLSLDELPQIINVLRGDMSFIGPRPIVKSEIKKYGNDFEKAFSVSPGISGLWQVSGRNNLSYDRRVELDIFYSKNINFILDMKIFIKTFKVILFPFGRGAY
- a CDS encoding mannose-1-phosphate guanylyltransferase/mannose-6-phosphate isomerase, which codes for MTSKTIYKIVPIILAGGTGSRLWPLSRKSFPKQFLNLLNDDRYTMLQKTYKRIDNLEHICRPIVICNEEHRFIVGHQMKEINIEPLEILLEPVGRNTTPAITIAALKALDIFKETNIEPILLILSSDHQIKDINNFQLAIKNSIENALNDNLIIFGVPPTYPSTGYGYIRSANQLDPNQYFASKVDKFIEKPNKKNAKSFIEDKKYTWNSGMFVFKATSILNEIKRFAPEIIKNCEKCLKKSKRDFDFLRLEEEAFRNCDNISIDISVFEKTNKAFVIPLNCGWDDVGSWESLWKMSKKDQNGNYLIGRVLAKETKESLIRSEEKLVVSIGLENIVIVETKDAILVANKESSQNVKNIVSLMNEKGFNEAINHKIVYRPWGSFLSIEEGKTWQIKKIEVNPGASLSLQMHFHRSEHWVVVNGTAKILIEDNEKIIGPNESAYIPLGVKHRLSNPTKFKLTLIEIQSGSYLGEDDIKRFEDKYGR
- a CDS encoding NAD-dependent epimerase/dehydratase family protein; this encodes MQNILVTGAAGFIGYQICKKLLQTNNQLIGFDNLNNYYDTSLKYARLEKLKYFSKRNYSNWKFIKGDLTKEEQLNKLFDEFKIDTVIHMAAQAGVRYSIKNPAAYLNSNLIGFGNVLEMSRKYNIKHLIYASSSSVYGGNIKYPYSEKDAVNHPISLYAATKKSNELMAHSYSHLYGIPCTGLRFFTVYGPWGRPDMAPMIFTKSILEGKPIKLFNSGNMYRDFTFVEDISGIFEKLVEKPATKNTSFNRNSPDPSTSWCPHRIFNIGNNKPILISHFIQILEKELGLKAIINNYSIQPGDIEKTTAEIGLIGDWVGYKPKTSLNEGIKKFIYWYKEYYGI
- a CDS encoding UDP-glucuronic acid decarboxylase family protein; protein product: MRNLVTGGAGFLGSHLIDKLLSAGEEVVSLDNYFTGSKSNLKKWFNNNKLEIIRHDITQPILLEADRIWHLACPASPIHYQNNPIKTAKTSFLGTYNMLGLAKRLNARFLLASTSEIYGNPLVHPQKEAYFGNVNTIGPRSCYDEGKRIAETLCFDYKRMHNSDIRVVRIFNTYGPRMLPNDGRVVSNFIVSAISGNPLTIYGDGSQTRSFCYVDDLINGMLKLMNSNYDLPVNLGNPDEFTVKDLAKILIKKVNPDVKLIYKNLPEDDPLRRKPDISIAKEVLNWEPSISLSDGLDKTIKYFKDYLKNEK
- a CDS encoding nucleotide sugar dehydrogenase; translated protein: MKNKADLKKITCLGAGYVGGPTMAVMADRCNSIEITIVDLNQSKVDLWNSEDLSNLPVFEPGLASIIKKVRGKNLFFSSDIQKAISEADIIFISVNTPTKTSGYGAGFASDLKWVESSARTIANFATGHTIVVEKSTVPVKTAEVIKTILNYNQNYDAKKSFSILSNPEFLAEGTAINDLENPDRVLIGGNDSDAIESLSLIYEHWVSKEKIIKTNLWSSELSKLAANAFLAQRISSINAIGAICESTGANVREVKLAIGSDKRIGERFLNAGPGFGGSCFQKDLLNMVYLSKYYGLNEVANYWEQVLILNNWQKSRISKLVVDKLFGTLNGKKIAILGFAFKANTNDTRESSAIKITKELLTEGAEIVIHDPKVTKDQIKKDLEKNEGKDPKQKESNSFWWFSKDYEEIFKNSDAIIILTEWEEYKTLNWKFYTNLMRKPSWIFDSRSIVNPKEMKNLGIKLWRIGDGTLD
- a CDS encoding VTC domain-containing protein, whose product is MKRFEKKYRIAPAFLVEKEFILIENRFRKIFKDRFITSIYYDTPSFLHFRQSEEGICKRRKIRIRYYNNDVDKAIIEYKNKNSEIGWKDFSKLENAINISSGEILNTSAFTDLNLSFIIPSFIENGFQPTLGINYLRRYYLSEDKQTRITFDKKIKFSSILKNKDGYFFNYPVESDESIMEVKFESGTNPDQKLIEKLTNSNNLNLSRFSKYCEGIKQVY